In a genomic window of Mycolicibacterium neoaurum VKM Ac-1815D:
- a CDS encoding acetyl-CoA C-acetyltransferase, whose amino-acid sequence MRRAAIVAPVRTPVGTFGGSLRPMRAEDLAARVIKAVVERSAVDPERIEDVVFAQSYANSEAPCIGRWAALHAGLPIGVSGLQIDRRCGGGLQAVITAAMTVQTGAADVVLAGGVESMSNIEHYTTSARWGSRAGNQMLYDRLDRGRERSQPEWRFGAISGMIETAENLATDYGISREQADAFAARSHQRAAAAHKDGLFDAETVAIEVPARRGEPQLFAADEGIRPDTTAETLARLRTITPGGTVTAGNSSQQNDAAAACLVVAEDRLDELGLQPLGYLRGWAAVGCEPSRMGIGPVGATQKLFARTGLSFDDLALIEINEAFAVQVLAVLAGWGVSPADVEDRLNVNGSGISLGHPIGATGVRIMTTMLHELGRRGGGLGLETMCIGGGQGLAAVFEGVS is encoded by the coding sequence GTGAGGCGCGCCGCCATCGTCGCCCCGGTGCGGACCCCGGTCGGCACCTTCGGGGGGAGTCTGCGCCCGATGCGAGCCGAAGACCTTGCTGCACGAGTGATCAAGGCCGTCGTGGAACGCAGTGCGGTCGATCCCGAACGCATCGAGGATGTCGTGTTCGCGCAGTCCTATGCCAACTCCGAGGCACCGTGTATCGGTCGGTGGGCGGCGTTGCACGCCGGCCTTCCGATCGGGGTGTCCGGCCTGCAGATCGACCGGCGCTGTGGCGGTGGGCTGCAGGCTGTCATCACCGCCGCGATGACGGTGCAGACCGGTGCCGCCGACGTGGTGCTCGCCGGTGGGGTCGAATCGATGAGCAATATCGAGCACTACACCACGTCGGCACGCTGGGGATCGCGCGCAGGCAACCAGATGCTCTACGACCGCCTCGACCGCGGTCGTGAACGTTCGCAGCCGGAATGGAGATTCGGCGCCATCAGCGGGATGATCGAGACCGCGGAGAACCTCGCCACGGATTACGGAATCAGCCGCGAGCAGGCCGACGCGTTCGCCGCCCGCAGTCATCAGCGCGCCGCCGCGGCCCACAAGGACGGGTTGTTCGACGCGGAGACGGTGGCGATCGAGGTGCCTGCCCGCCGCGGTGAACCACAGCTCTTCGCCGCGGACGAGGGCATCCGACCCGACACCACGGCCGAAACCCTCGCCCGGCTGCGCACCATCACCCCCGGTGGCACCGTCACCGCAGGCAATTCCAGTCAGCAGAACGATGCCGCCGCGGCCTGTCTGGTCGTCGCCGAGGACCGGCTCGACGAACTCGGGCTGCAGCCGCTGGGATATCTGCGTGGCTGGGCCGCCGTGGGATGTGAGCCCTCCCGGATGGGGATCGGGCCGGTAGGCGCCACCCAGAAGCTCTTCGCCAGGACGGGGCTGTCCTTCGACGATCTGGCCTTGATCGAGATCAACGAGGCCTTCGCCGTGCAGGTGCTCGCGGTGCTGGCCGGGTGGGGCGTGAGCCCGGCCGATGTCGAAGATCGCTTGAACGTCAACGGTTCCGGGATATCGCTCGGTCATCCGATCGGAGCCACCGGGGTCCGGATCATGACCACGATGCTGCATGAACTGGGCAGGCGCGGGGGAGGCCTCGGGTTGGAGACGATGTGTATCGGTGGCGGCCAGGGCCTGGCGGCGGTGTTCGAGGGTGTCTCGTGA
- a CDS encoding acetyl-CoA acetyltransferase, with protein MPSNGISGKVAVVAMGCSSFGERWDCSTEDLILEAYQECLSGLPGVAREDVDAYWLGTLSSGLGGLTLSRAIGSDDKPVTRVENFCATGSEAFRNAAYAVAAGAYDIVMAVGVEKLKDSGYSGLLRQDPPGDGTAPEISMTAPAAFSLLDPAYCDRYGVHPDEMRAAMTHVAWKNHDNGTRNPKAQFRSPVARETIENAPKVAGRLGVFDCSGVSDGAACALLVPADRAHEFTDRPMYIEGLSLVAGSVRGYVDPAYDYTTFPEVVKAAKDAYAQAGIDRPAQQLSLAEVHDCFTPTELVLMEDLGFSETGHAWKDALGGDFDAGGRLPVNPDGGLKSFGHPVGASGLRMLYEAWLQFRGAAGRRQLEDPHTALTHNLGGRPGGCVSFVSIVSNQPGRHRS; from the coding sequence ATGCCCAGTAACGGGATCTCCGGCAAGGTTGCGGTGGTGGCCATGGGGTGCAGCAGCTTCGGTGAGCGCTGGGACTGTTCCACCGAGGACCTGATCCTGGAGGCCTACCAGGAATGCCTCTCGGGTCTGCCCGGCGTGGCGCGTGAGGATGTGGACGCCTACTGGCTCGGCACGTTGAGTTCCGGCCTCGGCGGGCTGACGCTGAGCCGGGCGATCGGCAGCGACGACAAGCCGGTGACCAGGGTGGAGAACTTCTGTGCCACCGGCTCGGAGGCCTTTCGCAACGCCGCCTACGCGGTCGCCGCGGGTGCCTACGACATCGTGATGGCGGTGGGCGTCGAAAAGCTCAAGGATTCAGGGTATTCCGGGCTCCTGCGTCAGGATCCGCCCGGTGACGGCACGGCGCCGGAGATCTCGATGACGGCCCCGGCGGCCTTTTCGTTGCTCGATCCTGCCTATTGCGATCGCTACGGTGTGCATCCCGACGAGATGCGTGCCGCCATGACCCACGTCGCCTGGAAGAACCACGACAACGGTACGCGTAATCCCAAGGCACAGTTCCGGTCCCCGGTTGCCCGCGAGACCATCGAGAATGCGCCGAAGGTGGCGGGCCGGCTCGGCGTGTTCGATTGCTCGGGCGTATCCGACGGTGCCGCGTGTGCGCTGTTGGTGCCTGCGGATCGCGCGCACGAATTCACCGACCGACCGATGTACATCGAGGGATTGTCCCTGGTGGCGGGATCGGTGCGGGGCTATGTGGATCCGGCCTATGACTACACCACATTTCCCGAGGTGGTGAAGGCGGCCAAGGACGCCTACGCGCAAGCCGGTATCGACCGACCTGCGCAGCAGTTGTCGCTGGCCGAGGTGCACGACTGCTTCACCCCGACCGAGCTGGTGTTGATGGAGGATCTCGGCTTCTCCGAGACCGGTCACGCGTGGAAGGACGCGCTGGGCGGTGATTTCGACGCCGGCGGCCGACTGCCGGTCAACCCCGATGGTGGGCTGAAGTCGTTCGGGCATCCGGTGGGTGCCAGTGGACTACGCATGCTCTACGAGGCGTGGCTGCAGTTCCGCGGTGCGGCGGGCCGGCGCCAACTCGAGGATCCGCACACCGCCCTGACCCATAATCTCGGGGGCCGCCCCGGCGGTTGTGTGTCGTTCGTGTCCATCGTGTCGAACCAGCCCGGGCGCCACCGGAGCTGA
- a CDS encoding DUF7064 domain-containing protein, producing MRRGASGANSAAAAEAMLTLDDDYTHAVTSDSDFNESMYFEFHDPESGIAGFLRLANRPNEGRGERTICLYLPDGRLAFGYARPQVTSNEAMNAGGLAVEVVTPLRDVRVRFDGDIRLVTDPATMSDPSAALNSSPQAGCRITLQFEAMAPAHEQTFEAQGQSFAPHHYEQLAVVTGEVVIGTQRWPVRGHGLRDHSWGPRSWQAPWFYRWLHGSTDRFGFMAAYFGDPDGSSRVGGFVFDGTEVHPCDEVEITTQRDDNGFQEHIRLTIAAGGRRWRFEGDALSIVPLRHRSADGEVSTRIVEAAIRWSVTDGEAPAAPIHGMAEYLDQIKAGQPVGIRV from the coding sequence ATGCGAAGGGGGGCGAGCGGCGCCAACTCGGCTGCCGCGGCCGAAGCCATGCTGACTCTGGACGACGACTACACCCACGCGGTCACTTCCGACTCGGACTTCAACGAGTCGATGTACTTCGAATTCCACGACCCCGAATCCGGCATCGCCGGCTTCCTGCGGCTGGCCAACCGGCCCAACGAGGGCCGTGGTGAACGGACGATCTGCCTGTACCTGCCCGACGGTCGGCTCGCGTTCGGTTACGCGCGCCCGCAGGTCACCTCGAACGAGGCGATGAATGCCGGTGGGCTGGCCGTCGAGGTGGTCACCCCGCTGCGTGACGTGCGTGTGCGCTTCGACGGTGACATCCGGCTGGTGACGGATCCGGCAACGATGAGCGACCCGTCGGCGGCATTGAACTCCAGCCCGCAGGCCGGCTGCCGAATCACTCTCCAGTTCGAGGCGATGGCGCCGGCCCACGAGCAGACGTTCGAGGCGCAGGGGCAGTCTTTTGCACCCCACCACTACGAACAGCTCGCCGTGGTCACCGGAGAGGTGGTGATCGGGACCCAGCGTTGGCCGGTCCGCGGGCACGGCCTGCGGGATCACTCCTGGGGACCGCGGTCTTGGCAGGCGCCATGGTTCTATCGCTGGCTGCACGGGAGTACAGACCGATTCGGCTTCATGGCAGCATATTTCGGCGATCCGGACGGCTCGTCACGAGTCGGCGGCTTCGTCTTCGACGGCACCGAGGTGCACCCCTGCGATGAGGTGGAGATCACCACGCAGCGCGACGACAACGGCTTTCAGGAACACATCCGGCTGACCATTGCCGCGGGTGGGCGGCGCTGGCGTTTCGAGGGCGACGCACTGTCCATCGTGCCGTTGCGACATCGCAGCGCCGACGGCGAGGTCAGTACCCGCATCGTCGAGGCCGCCATCCGCTGGTCGGTCACCGATGGCGAGGCGCCTGCCGCGCCCATCCACGGGATGGCCGAGTACCTCGATCAGATCAAAGCGGGTCAACCGGTGGGAATCCGGGTTTAG
- a CDS encoding SDR family NAD(P)-dependent oxidoreductase: MSGVEDKVVVVTGAGGGLGRSYARFLAANGALVVVNDLGGARDGSGAGTAAADTVVSEIRAAGGRAVANYDSVADEQGAAAIIETALNEFGAVHGVISNAGILRDGAFHKMSGESWDAVQKVHLYGGFNVIRAAWPHFREQQFGRIVVATSTSGLYGNFGQANYGAAKAGLVGLINTLAIEGAKYSITANAIAPLAATRMTEDIAPQELLDKLNPELVAPAVGYLVSQENTDTGSVFVVGGGLVQRVAQFQNSGVTFSAPPSLSEIAAQWSQISDMSEATLGSNPV, encoded by the coding sequence GTGTCGGGTGTTGAAGACAAGGTTGTCGTCGTCACGGGTGCCGGTGGCGGGTTGGGGCGTTCCTACGCCCGATTCCTGGCCGCCAACGGCGCTCTGGTGGTGGTCAACGACCTCGGCGGCGCCCGCGACGGCTCCGGCGCCGGCACCGCGGCCGCCGACACCGTGGTCTCCGAGATTCGCGCCGCCGGCGGTCGTGCGGTGGCCAACTACGACTCGGTCGCCGACGAGCAGGGCGCCGCGGCCATCATCGAGACGGCGTTGAACGAGTTCGGCGCCGTGCACGGCGTGATCAGCAACGCAGGCATCCTGCGTGACGGCGCGTTCCACAAGATGTCCGGTGAGAGCTGGGATGCGGTCCAAAAGGTGCATCTCTACGGTGGATTCAACGTCATCCGGGCCGCCTGGCCGCATTTCCGCGAGCAGCAGTTCGGCCGCATCGTGGTGGCGACCTCGACCAGTGGTCTGTACGGGAACTTCGGACAGGCCAACTACGGTGCCGCCAAGGCCGGCCTGGTCGGACTCATCAACACGCTGGCCATCGAGGGCGCCAAGTACTCGATCACGGCCAATGCGATCGCGCCGTTGGCCGCCACCCGGATGACCGAGGACATTGCGCCACAGGAGCTTCTGGACAAGCTGAATCCTGAGTTGGTGGCTCCCGCGGTCGGCTACCTGGTCTCGCAGGAGAACACCGATACCGGTTCGGTGTTCGTGGTCGGCGGCGGCCTGGTTCAGCGGGTGGCGCAATTCCAGAATTCCGGTGTCACCTTCTCCGCACCGCCCAGCCTGTCCGAGATCGCCGCACAGTGGTCGCAGATCAGCGATATGTCCGAGGCCACGCTCGGTAGCAACCCCGTCTGA
- a CDS encoding OB-fold domain-containing protein: MTIGLCGYASYLPHHRLAGSSIGLRRGDRVVASYDEDSTTMAVAAAARALPSDVVPDALYLATSSPAYADKTNATAVHAALGLPAQVFTADLCGTARSAMAGLRAAAREGGLVVAADVRVGKPGSADEKSGGDGAAALWFGADDPIAEVLAIRSSTAEFLDRWRSPDEATGQLWEERFGAELYAELIRDTAGAALAAAGCADVDHVVLTCPNTAVLKRAATLVKGQKSVSSSPIGHSGAADPFIALAGVLDIAEAGDTIMVVSAADGCDVVVFAATAALGRHRQSRPLSAQRAAGSAVEYLTYLSWRGLVEREAPRRPEPDRPAAPPAGRARQWKFGLVGSRCKACGFVHLPPQRVCRQCQATDEMAEVAVRDLAGTVVTYTVDRLAFSPSPPMVQAVIDIDGGGRCTLEVADARPDELAVGTRVRFTFRRLFTAGGVHDYFWKAVQVDAQ; this comes from the coding sequence GTGACGATCGGGCTGTGCGGGTACGCGAGCTACCTTCCGCACCATCGGCTGGCGGGTTCGTCCATCGGACTGCGCCGTGGTGACCGCGTCGTCGCGTCCTACGACGAGGATTCGACGACCATGGCCGTCGCCGCGGCCGCTCGGGCGTTGCCCTCCGACGTCGTGCCGGACGCGCTGTACCTGGCCACCAGCAGCCCGGCCTACGCCGACAAGACCAACGCCACCGCCGTCCATGCGGCACTGGGCCTTCCCGCCCAGGTGTTCACCGCCGACCTGTGCGGGACCGCGCGTAGTGCCATGGCCGGTCTGCGCGCGGCGGCCCGCGAGGGTGGCCTGGTGGTCGCCGCCGATGTCCGGGTGGGCAAGCCGGGCTCGGCCGACGAGAAGTCCGGCGGAGACGGTGCCGCGGCCCTGTGGTTCGGTGCGGACGACCCGATTGCCGAGGTGTTGGCGATCCGTTCGAGCACGGCGGAATTCCTGGATCGGTGGCGCAGCCCCGACGAGGCCACCGGTCAGCTCTGGGAGGAGCGGTTCGGCGCCGAGCTCTACGCCGAGTTGATCCGCGACACAGCGGGTGCGGCCCTGGCGGCCGCGGGGTGTGCCGATGTCGACCACGTGGTCCTCACCTGCCCGAACACCGCGGTCCTCAAGCGGGCAGCCACGTTGGTCAAGGGCCAGAAGTCGGTGTCGAGTTCGCCGATCGGTCACAGTGGTGCCGCCGACCCGTTCATCGCCCTGGCCGGCGTTCTCGACATCGCCGAGGCGGGGGACACCATCATGGTCGTCTCCGCCGCCGATGGGTGTGATGTCGTGGTGTTCGCGGCCACCGCCGCGCTCGGCCGGCACCGCCAGTCGCGACCGCTGAGTGCGCAGCGCGCGGCCGGTTCGGCCGTCGAGTACCTGACCTACCTGTCGTGGCGCGGTCTGGTCGAGCGGGAGGCCCCGCGTCGACCGGAACCGGATCGCCCGGCCGCGCCGCCCGCCGGCCGGGCTCGGCAATGGAAGTTCGGACTCGTCGGATCACGCTGCAAAGCCTGCGGTTTCGTTCACCTTCCGCCGCAGCGAGTGTGCCGGCAGTGTCAGGCCACCGACGAGATGGCCGAGGTGGCCGTCCGTGATCTGGCCGGGACCGTGGTGACCTACACGGTGGACCGGCTGGCGTTCTCGCCGTCGCCCCCGATGGTGCAGGCCGTGATCGACATCGACGGCGGCGGTCGTTGCACGCTGGAAGTCGCCGATGCGCGTCCCGATGAGTTGGCCGTCGGCACGCGGGTGCGGTTCACCTTCCGCAGGCTGTTCACCGCCGGTGGAGTACACGACTACTTCTGGAAGGCGGTGCAGGTCGATGCCCAGTAA
- a CDS encoding class I adenylate-forming enzyme family protein: MAEPSDVIAGALSGRSPAFRAGDRDAPLVDLTVGELLTVRAGEYPHTEALVGTRHGRDDTVRLSYGDLLREARQVAAALRALVDPGDYVALWAPNTVEWTIVQYGAALADVILVAVNPVLRDADLDYVLRHSRARVLIHADRSRDYDLATVAQRVCADIPGIRRISLSQWAQWLSEPVGELADSTARADSAVMLQYTSGTTGRPKGVLLTHRALVNVARLTMHACGVEAGSVCFNPLPLFHTAGCVIATLGPAWLGGTAVLFERFDPADALAALARENVTVLFYVPAVLLALLAAQRAGSTPAPALRVIMGGAAMVSSELIDGAAAVFGAEVYNLYGQTELAPVLSLTRPGDTREDKLTTVGRQLPHVDCKVIDPDTGATLNTGEVGEICARGYQQFIEYLHDPAATARALDPDGFVRTGDLGSIDDRGYLRVTGRLKELIIRGGENISPAEVETVIAEHDDVLDVVAVALPDERLGEVVAVACRIDSAEPEGLREALIAHARARMPAYKIPARWFVTSEFPITPTGKVQRFALREAMLADELAEL, from the coding sequence ATGGCCGAGCCATCCGATGTCATCGCCGGCGCCCTGAGCGGTCGGTCACCGGCCTTTCGGGCCGGTGATCGTGACGCTCCGTTGGTCGACCTGACGGTGGGCGAGTTGTTGACCGTGCGCGCCGGTGAGTACCCCCACACCGAGGCGCTGGTGGGCACTCGGCACGGCCGCGATGACACGGTCCGGCTCAGCTATGGCGATCTGCTGCGAGAGGCGCGCCAGGTGGCGGCGGCGCTACGCGCGCTCGTCGACCCGGGTGACTACGTCGCGCTCTGGGCGCCGAACACGGTGGAATGGACCATTGTTCAGTACGGAGCCGCGCTCGCCGACGTGATCCTGGTGGCGGTCAACCCGGTGCTGCGCGACGCTGATCTGGACTATGTGCTGCGGCACAGCCGCGCACGGGTGCTGATCCATGCCGATCGCAGCCGGGACTACGACCTGGCCACGGTGGCGCAGCGCGTGTGCGCCGACATTCCGGGGATCCGCCGTATCTCGTTGTCGCAATGGGCGCAGTGGTTGTCGGAACCGGTCGGCGAACTGGCGGACAGTACCGCTCGTGCGGACTCCGCGGTGATGCTGCAGTACACCTCGGGCACCACCGGTCGTCCCAAGGGGGTGCTGCTGACCCACCGCGCACTGGTGAACGTCGCCCGGTTGACCATGCACGCCTGCGGTGTCGAGGCGGGTTCGGTGTGTTTCAACCCGTTACCGCTGTTCCATACGGCCGGGTGTGTGATCGCCACCCTGGGGCCGGCCTGGCTGGGCGGCACCGCGGTGCTGTTCGAACGCTTCGACCCGGCCGATGCGTTGGCAGCGTTGGCTCGCGAGAACGTGACGGTGCTCTTCTACGTGCCGGCGGTGCTGCTGGCACTGCTGGCCGCGCAGCGCGCGGGCAGCACACCGGCACCGGCTCTTCGGGTCATCATGGGGGGAGCGGCGATGGTATCCAGCGAGCTGATCGACGGTGCCGCCGCGGTATTCGGTGCCGAGGTCTACAACCTCTACGGTCAGACCGAACTCGCCCCGGTGCTGTCGTTGACGCGTCCGGGAGACACCCGCGAGGACAAGTTGACCACCGTGGGTCGGCAACTACCGCATGTGGACTGCAAGGTGATCGATCCGGACACCGGTGCCACGCTGAACACCGGCGAGGTCGGCGAGATCTGCGCGCGCGGTTACCAGCAGTTCATCGAGTACCTGCATGACCCGGCGGCGACGGCGCGCGCACTGGACCCGGATGGGTTCGTGCGCACCGGGGATCTGGGCTCAATCGACGACCGCGGCTACCTTCGGGTCACGGGCCGGCTCAAGGAACTGATCATTCGCGGTGGCGAGAACATCTCACCAGCCGAGGTCGAAACGGTCATCGCCGAGCACGACGATGTGCTCGATGTCGTGGCGGTGGCGCTTCCCGACGAACGGCTCGGCGAGGTCGTGGCGGTAGCCTGCCGCATCGACTCCGCCGAGCCGGAAGGTCTGCGCGAGGCGCTGATTGCGCACGCACGGGCTCGTATGCCCGCCTACAAGATTCCCGCCCGCTGGTTTGTGACCAGCGAGTTTCCCATCACCCCGACGGGCAAGGTGCAGCGCTTCGCGCTGCGTGAGGCCATGCTCGCCGATGAACTGGCCGAGCTGTGA
- a CDS encoding class I adenylate-forming enzyme family protein yields the protein MSATVAIGRRRTALAERFAVWQPVTLAQWLDRCADRYPDRPFVLTDSVTLTYRDVAEQSRALAAGLMALGVGVGDRVGMVMANFPEFVTVKFAIARAGAIAVPFNYLYRRSELGFVLADSSCRVLVTMTQFGALDYQEMLDGIAPGWDEPGFAAREDRRDTVPALRQVVVLDTGGLVRRTAMTVADLAACARAAQSASTPEVAPGDPGDMLYTSGTTGSPKGVVVSHDAVLRTAYASALTRAYEDGRRILYSLPCYHMFGYVEGLLSAMFVGGAVILLPSFTAEGYFAGIERHRATDMLCVPTMAVAMVESPVRQRFDLSSLRALLCGSAPAPIWLWHQVRELFGIDEIVTGYGMTECGGAMTLTRPEDDLVLTSETVGRPKMAGAAGLPGSAELVVYRVVDPDTGHDMPAGVDGELLSAGPTVMLEYWNRPVDTAATLRSGWLHSGDLGHIRPDGYLRVTGRSKELYKSGGELVMPREIEDVLAAHPGISQAFAIGLTDDRWGEIGCAVVVTAPGHDLTEQDVLQLCRTSLARFKVPKRVVFYSADELPTTPTGKIQKFRLVQEIVARTGAEAHGSEKHRTPS from the coding sequence GTGAGCGCTACCGTCGCGATAGGCCGGCGTCGCACTGCACTGGCCGAGCGGTTCGCGGTGTGGCAACCCGTGACGCTGGCCCAATGGCTGGATCGCTGCGCCGACCGGTATCCGGATCGGCCGTTCGTCCTCACCGATTCGGTCACGCTGACCTATCGCGATGTCGCCGAACAGTCCCGTGCGCTGGCGGCGGGGCTGATGGCCCTCGGTGTGGGCGTCGGCGATCGGGTCGGGATGGTGATGGCCAACTTCCCGGAATTCGTCACGGTGAAGTTCGCGATCGCCCGCGCCGGCGCCATCGCGGTGCCGTTCAACTATCTCTACCGGCGATCCGAACTCGGTTTCGTCCTTGCCGATTCCAGCTGTCGGGTATTGGTCACCATGACGCAGTTCGGTGCCCTGGACTACCAGGAGATGCTCGACGGCATCGCCCCGGGATGGGATGAGCCCGGCTTCGCCGCGCGCGAAGATCGCCGCGACACGGTACCGGCATTGCGCCAGGTGGTGGTGCTCGACACCGGTGGTCTCGTTCGTCGCACGGCGATGACGGTCGCGGATCTGGCGGCATGCGCCCGGGCGGCACAGTCGGCGTCGACGCCGGAGGTGGCACCTGGCGATCCCGGCGACATGCTCTACACGTCGGGCACCACGGGGTCACCCAAGGGAGTGGTGGTGTCCCATGACGCCGTCCTGCGCACCGCGTACGCGTCGGCGTTGACCCGCGCCTATGAGGACGGCCGTCGGATTCTCTACTCGCTGCCCTGCTATCACATGTTCGGTTACGTCGAGGGCCTGTTGTCGGCCATGTTCGTCGGCGGCGCGGTCATCCTGCTGCCGTCGTTCACCGCCGAAGGCTACTTCGCCGGGATCGAGCGGCACCGGGCCACCGACATGCTGTGCGTTCCCACCATGGCGGTGGCGATGGTGGAAAGCCCTGTGCGCCAACGCTTCGACCTGTCGTCGCTGCGCGCACTGCTGTGCGGATCCGCCCCGGCACCGATCTGGCTGTGGCACCAGGTCCGCGAACTGTTCGGTATCGACGAGATCGTCACCGGCTACGGGATGACCGAATGCGGCGGCGCCATGACGCTCACCCGGCCCGAGGACGATCTGGTGCTGACCTCGGAGACCGTCGGCAGGCCCAAGATGGCCGGAGCCGCCGGGCTTCCCGGGTCCGCCGAACTGGTCGTGTACCGGGTCGTCGATCCGGATACCGGGCACGATATGCCGGCCGGCGTCGACGGAGAGCTGCTCTCGGCGGGACCGACGGTGATGCTCGAGTACTGGAATCGCCCGGTGGACACCGCCGCGACACTGCGTTCGGGGTGGCTGCATTCCGGCGATCTCGGCCATATCCGCCCCGACGGCTACCTGCGGGTCACCGGTCGCAGCAAGGAGCTGTACAAGAGCGGTGGGGAATTGGTGATGCCCAGGGAGATCGAGGATGTGCTGGCCGCCCATCCCGGAATCAGCCAGGCCTTCGCCATCGGTCTCACCGACGATCGATGGGGTGAGATCGGTTGCGCCGTCGTCGTCACCGCACCCGGTCACGATCTCACCGAGCAGGACGTCCTCCAGCTGTGCCGGACCTCGCTGGCGCGCTTCAAGGTGCCCAAGCGCGTCGTGTTCTATTCCGCCGACGAGCTACCGACGACGCCGACGGGCAAGATCCAGAAGTTCCGACTGGTCCAAGAGATCGTGGCGCGCACCGGCGCCGAAGCTCACGGCAGCGAGAAACATCGAACTCCGTCCTGA
- a CDS encoding MaoC family dehydratase, whose protein sequence is MKTFGNLEEFENAAGTELGPTEWLVVDQDRVNNFAQATDDHQWIHVDPERAASGPFGGTIAHGLLTLSLLPKFMHELYRVDNIAMAINYGFNKVRFITPVPVGAKVRASSVITGVDKLDGAVQATLVTTVEVDGAAKPAAVIESIVRYVG, encoded by the coding sequence ATGAAGACTTTTGGCAATCTCGAAGAGTTCGAAAACGCGGCGGGCACCGAACTGGGTCCCACCGAGTGGCTGGTCGTCGACCAGGATCGGGTGAACAACTTCGCCCAGGCCACCGATGATCACCAGTGGATCCACGTCGACCCGGAGCGGGCGGCCTCCGGTCCGTTCGGCGGCACCATCGCGCACGGGTTGCTGACCCTGTCGCTGCTGCCCAAGTTCATGCACGAGCTCTACCGGGTCGACAACATCGCGATGGCCATCAACTACGGCTTCAACAAGGTGCGGTTCATCACGCCGGTGCCGGTCGGCGCCAAGGTGCGGGCTTCTTCGGTGATAACGGGCGTAGACAAGCTCGACGGCGCGGTGCAGGCCACCCTGGTCACCACCGTCGAGGTGGACGGAGCGGCCAAGCCGGCTGCGGTGATCGAATCGATCGTGCGCTATGTCGGTTGA
- a CDS encoding MBL fold metallo-hydrolase: protein MSSTPMSDTAPSAAAAPPVIGVPLHITPTVVCIALPLPLPDLQVVNSYVVLGGDGLTLVDPGWAYPPAESALTEALHQLGYAVTDVHRIVVTHQHWDHYSLGVRWRNRYGMELLLGSGERHSLQAFARQPDSVHPAQVGMLTRAGAPDLARQIAGLTWEPYELGVAFDAPDRWLHDGEVLARGDVTLVVRETPGHTRGHVVFEDAEQHLVFSGDHLLPRITPSIAFERDPEPLPLRSYLDSLTLMLNLPDARMLPAHGHTAGRTWARAQELIDHHRQRLDQVSELVCAGYCTGLEVAEQMRWTRHGRRLAELDIVHRMTAVLEVAAHLDLLAVRAELNMRDQDGVRCFSLP, encoded by the coding sequence ATGAGCAGCACGCCGATGTCCGACACCGCACCATCCGCCGCTGCGGCGCCCCCGGTGATCGGGGTGCCGCTGCACATCACTCCGACCGTCGTATGCATCGCATTACCGCTGCCCCTGCCCGACCTCCAGGTGGTCAACAGCTACGTCGTGCTCGGTGGCGACGGACTCACCCTCGTCGACCCCGGCTGGGCCTACCCTCCGGCCGAGTCCGCGCTCACCGAGGCCCTGCACCAGCTCGGATACGCCGTGACCGATGTCCACCGGATCGTCGTCACCCATCAGCACTGGGACCACTATTCGCTCGGGGTCCGCTGGCGTAACCGGTATGGCATGGAACTGCTCCTCGGCTCCGGTGAGCGGCACAGCCTGCAGGCCTTCGCGCGCCAGCCCGACAGCGTGCATCCCGCCCAGGTCGGCATGCTTACTCGGGCCGGGGCGCCGGACCTGGCCCGCCAGATCGCCGGGCTCACGTGGGAGCCCTACGAGCTCGGCGTGGCCTTCGACGCACCGGATCGCTGGCTGCACGACGGCGAAGTGCTGGCTCGCGGCGACGTCACGCTGGTGGTCCGGGAGACTCCCGGGCACACGCGCGGGCATGTGGTGTTCGAGGATGCCGAACAACACCTGGTGTTCTCCGGCGATCACCTCCTGCCGCGGATCACCCCCTCGATCGCTTTCGAGCGCGACCCCGAACCATTGCCGCTGCGGTCCTACCTCGACTCGCTGACCCTGATGCTGAATCTGCCCGACGCGCGCATGCTGCCCGCCCACGGTCACACCGCCGGCCGGACCTGGGCGCGCGCCCAGGAGCTGATCGACCACCATCGGCAACGTCTGGACCAGGTGTCCGAACTGGTCTGTGCGGGGTACTGCACGGGCCTGGAGGTCGCCGAGCAGATGCGTTGGACCCGGCACGGACGGCGGCTGGCGGAGTTGGACATCGTGCACCGGATGACCGCGGTGCTGGAGGTCGCGGCGCACCTCGACCTGCTGGCCGTCCGGGCCGAGCTGAACATGCGCGATCAGGACGGAGTTCGATGTTTCTCGCTGCCGTGA